The following are encoded in a window of Chloroflexota bacterium genomic DNA:
- a CDS encoding rhodanese-like domain-containing protein → MAGRVTPEALNALLQGDTPFALLDVREAGEYNSTHIPGARWLPRRRLEFQLHDSVPHTGVPVVLCDDDGRRAVLAADTVERMGYANAAVLDGGINAWVNQGFGTEWGMNVPSKDFGERIEIQSHVANISADELHERLESGKPTVILDSRTPEEYQRFAIPGGRSVPGAELPLRITDIANGLSEDTAVVVNCAGRTRSIIGARVLQRMGIPNVFALTNGTAGWTLAGYELERGADRVEMPHPSQEGVRAAEAYAARLAEEDGVRFLDIRGLQEQRNARTERAVYFIDVRTREEYLAGHIPGFRWVPGGQAVQRTDDVAVVKGCAVVFCCDGIARATATASWYRQMGIEDIFVVGGGVNAWTGAGLALEEGAPEHAPFGLDGAWAAVPAVTAEKLAATEDAVVIFVDTSQEFAAGHVPGARWIARGWLELRIGDHGIEKDARIVAACVDGRASALAGLTLYGLGYTNVSYLDGGMAAWREAGLPVERGLTGVMALPGDIPNDVVLAGPERSYADAVHYLRWEIALGDKYQ, encoded by the coding sequence ATGGCTGGAAGAGTCACCCCGGAAGCCCTGAACGCCCTCCTGCAGGGCGACACGCCCTTCGCGTTGCTGGACGTGCGCGAGGCCGGCGAGTACAACAGCACGCACATACCCGGCGCCCGCTGGCTGCCGAGGCGGCGATTGGAGTTCCAGCTCCATGACTCGGTGCCGCACACGGGCGTGCCGGTAGTGCTGTGCGACGACGACGGCCGCCGCGCCGTCCTCGCCGCCGACACCGTCGAGCGCATGGGCTACGCAAACGCTGCGGTCCTGGATGGCGGCATCAACGCCTGGGTCAACCAGGGGTTTGGCACCGAATGGGGCATGAACGTGCCCAGCAAGGATTTCGGCGAGCGTATCGAGATCCAGAGCCACGTCGCCAACATCAGCGCGGACGAGCTGCACGAGCGGCTGGAGTCGGGCAAGCCCACCGTCATCCTCGACTCGCGAACGCCGGAGGAGTACCAGCGATTCGCGATACCCGGCGGCCGCAGCGTCCCCGGCGCCGAGCTGCCGCTGCGGATCACGGACATTGCCAATGGGCTGTCGGAGGACACGGCAGTCGTCGTCAACTGCGCGGGCCGGACGCGAAGCATCATCGGCGCGCGCGTGCTCCAGCGCATGGGTATCCCCAACGTGTTCGCGCTGACCAACGGCACCGCCGGCTGGACACTCGCCGGCTACGAGCTCGAACGCGGCGCGGACCGCGTCGAGATGCCGCACCCCTCGCAAGAGGGCGTGCGCGCCGCCGAGGCCTACGCGGCGCGTCTGGCCGAAGAGGACGGTGTGCGCTTCCTCGACATCCGCGGGCTGCAGGAACAGCGGAACGCCCGCACCGAGCGCGCTGTGTACTTCATCGACGTGCGCACACGCGAAGAATACCTGGCCGGGCATATCCCCGGCTTCCGCTGGGTCCCCGGCGGGCAGGCCGTGCAACGCACCGATGACGTCGCCGTCGTGAAGGGCTGCGCCGTCGTCTTCTGCTGCGATGGGATAGCCCGCGCGACGGCCACGGCGTCGTGGTACCGCCAGATGGGCATTGAGGACATCTTCGTCGTAGGCGGCGGCGTCAATGCATGGACCGGTGCGGGACTCGCGCTGGAAGAGGGCGCGCCGGAGCATGCCCCCTTCGGCCTCGATGGCGCGTGGGCTGCTGTGCCCGCGGTGACGGCGGAGAAGCTGGCGGCCACCGAGGACGCCGTCGTCATCTTCGTCGACACCAGCCAGGAGTTTGCGGCCGGGCACGTGCCGGGAGCGCGGTGGATCGCGCGCGGGTGGCTGGAGTTGCGCATCGGCGACCACGGCATTGAGAAAGACGCGCGCATCGTCGCCGCCTGTGTCGACGGGCGTGCGTCGGCGCTGGCCGGCCTGACGCTGTACGGGCTCGGCTATACCAACGTGTCCTACCTCGATGGCGGCATGGCCGCGTGGCGCGAGGCCGGCCTCCCCGTCGAGCGCGGCCTGACCGGCGTCATGGCGTTGCCGGGCGACATCCCGAATGATGTCGTGCTGGCTGGGCCGGAGCGCAGCTATGCGGACGCCGTGCACTACCTCCGATGGGAGATCGCCCTCGGCGACAAATACCAGTAG
- a CDS encoding cysteine dioxygenase family protein, producing the protein MARVTYTLEDFIHDMDDLVDGQPDQAALFERASSHLQRLLANPDAVPEKYRVPMGNRTPEKQSTTYLLHQAPSGMSITSVVWGPGSHIGPHDHCAWGMIGVIENTMTETRFRRLDDRSQDDYALLEQDRVTQNKPGEITLLVPDVDEIHQMDNQTGKPTPEIHIYGVDLRGWSRRRYDPESGKITRFATARWDNC; encoded by the coding sequence ATGGCGAGAGTAACGTATACGCTGGAAGACTTCATCCACGACATGGACGATCTGGTGGACGGCCAGCCCGACCAGGCTGCGCTGTTCGAGCGGGCCTCGTCCCACCTGCAGCGGCTGCTGGCCAACCCCGACGCCGTACCCGAGAAGTACCGCGTGCCGATGGGCAACCGGACGCCGGAAAAGCAGTCGACCACCTACCTCCTGCACCAGGCGCCCAGCGGCATGTCCATCACCTCCGTCGTGTGGGGGCCGGGCAGCCACATCGGCCCGCACGACCACTGCGCGTGGGGCATGATCGGCGTGATAGAGAACACCATGACTGAGACCCGCTTCCGCCGCCTCGACGACCGCTCGCAGGACGATTACGCGCTGCTGGAGCAGGACCGCGTCACGCAGAACAAGCCCGGCGAGATCACCCTCCTCGTGCCGGACGTTGACGAGATCCACCAGATGGACAACCAGACCGGCAAGCCGACACCGGAGATCCACATCTACGGCGTGGACTTGCGCGGCTGGAGCCGGCGCCGCTACGACCCGGAGTCGGGCAAGATCACGCGGTTCGCAACCGCGAGGTGGGACAACTGCTAA
- a CDS encoding MFS transporter: MGPQENQEAGGLRRSRLFQGPLRAFAYPRYAAFWSISLLSIMSFFMVMIARGWLVLELTDSPFQVAAVQAAQLVPMLVLPLISGALADRGGRKLLLFTTDVFNLITLLAMAALVFLEFIQVWHVFALAIANGVAFSFAMPARTSVVPDLVRRSDVASAVALFSTIFSLGQVAGPTPAGFIIEFFGMAHTFLVAALLLVPALAGMALFNIPTVAGRQRFGADGARESMVQSILNGIRYVRGQPVIIALLLLGLIVMTFVMPFQAVMPVLVRDVLNRGPDDLGVLMTAIGVGALMGSLIAATARGMPQLTKLMMVAGLLVGIILTLFALSNYYLLALALALCLGLCVQSFMTSNMTMVQLVTPDYVRARVISIRFILVGLGPVGIMAMGIAAETFGAVPSIIAMSSLNIFFVALVLALFPSIRRARRAPAPSEATGPAEPEAQPSG, from the coding sequence GTGGGACCACAGGAAAACCAAGAGGCCGGAGGCCTGAGGCGCAGCCGCCTGTTCCAGGGACCCCTGCGCGCCTTTGCCTATCCGCGGTATGCCGCCTTCTGGTCGATCTCTCTGCTCTCAATTATGTCATTCTTCATGGTGATGATCGCTCGGGGCTGGCTCGTTCTGGAATTGACCGACTCGCCGTTCCAGGTGGCCGCGGTCCAGGCGGCGCAGCTCGTGCCCATGCTGGTACTCCCCCTTATCAGTGGGGCGCTCGCCGACAGGGGCGGCCGCAAACTCTTGCTGTTCACCACGGATGTATTCAACCTCATCACCCTCCTGGCGATGGCCGCCCTGGTGTTCCTGGAATTCATTCAGGTGTGGCATGTTTTTGCGTTGGCGATCGCCAATGGGGTCGCGTTCTCCTTTGCCATGCCCGCCAGAACCTCCGTGGTGCCGGACCTGGTGCGCCGGAGCGACGTCGCCAGCGCCGTGGCCCTTTTCAGCACGATATTCAGCCTTGGCCAGGTGGCGGGGCCGACGCCGGCGGGCTTCATCATCGAGTTCTTCGGGATGGCGCACACCTTCCTGGTCGCGGCATTGCTGCTCGTTCCCGCGCTGGCAGGCATGGCGCTTTTTAACATTCCCACCGTCGCCGGCCGTCAGCGGTTCGGCGCAGACGGCGCGCGCGAGTCCATGGTCCAGAGCATCCTGAACGGGATCCGCTACGTTCGGGGACAGCCGGTCATCATAGCCCTCTTGTTGCTCGGGCTCATCGTCATGACCTTCGTCATGCCCTTCCAGGCCGTGATGCCGGTGCTCGTGCGGGACGTGCTCAATCGCGGGCCGGACGACCTCGGTGTGCTGATGACCGCGATTGGCGTGGGCGCCCTGATGGGCTCCCTCATCGCGGCCACCGCCCGCGGCATGCCCCAATTGACAAAGCTCATGATGGTCGCCGGATTGCTGGTGGGCATCATCCTGACGCTGTTCGCGCTGTCCAATTACTACCTGCTGGCGCTCGCCCTGGCGCTGTGCCTCGGCCTCTGCGTGCAGTCATTCATGACAAGCAACATGACGATGGTGCAACTCGTGACGCCCGACTACGTGAGGGCGCGGGTCATCAGCATCCGGTTCATACTCGTCGGACTCGGGCCTGTCGGCATCATGGCGATGGGTATCGCCGCGGAGACTTTCGGCGCGGTGCCTTCCATCATCGCAATGAGCTCGCTGAACATCTTCTTCGTTGCGTTGGTGCTGGCGCTCTTCCCGTCAATACGGCGTGCTCGCCGGGCGCCGGCGCCCAGTGAAGCAACCGGACCGGCCGAGCCCGAGGCGCAGCCTTCAGGTTGA
- a CDS encoding proline--tRNA ligase: protein MRLSRFLAKTLRDDPAEAETANHRLMLRTGMIQQVAAGVYSYAPLALRSLAKVEAIVRDEMNAAGGQEVKLPTLQPRELWQQTGRDAAFGPDLMRLKDRRERELVIAPTHEEAVTLLVKQHLQSYRDLPQLVYQIQTKFRDEPRPRGGLVRVREFDMKDAYSFDADAESLDETYQRMVQAYRNIFSRCGIPAVMIEADSGAIGGKDSHEFIMPTEIGEDTFIQCPDCGYAANAERAAFQRPPAPSGDLLPVEDVHTPGLMTIADLVDFLGITPEQTLKAVFYVVDGEMVFVTVRGDLEVNEVKLKRLLGANELHHASDEEVEAAGLVAGSASAVGLTGIKSVADESIYVGVNFAAGANRPDWHMKNVNTPRDFVPDAVGDIALAEAGHRCVHCGGAFIAERGVEVGHVFKLGTFFSESLNATFLSPEGSLQPAIMGCYGIGIGRLLAATIEHNRDERGMRLPVSVSPFQVYLAALNAADANVAAAADDVYRKLTEAGFETLYDDRAESAGVKFNDADLFGFPVRVVVSPRNLREGVAEVKRRDADAAQLVALEDAPATVASLLDA from the coding sequence ATGCGCCTATCCCGGTTCCTCGCGAAGACCCTGCGCGACGACCCTGCAGAGGCCGAGACCGCCAACCACCGCCTGATGCTCCGCACCGGCATGATCCAGCAGGTCGCGGCCGGCGTGTACTCCTACGCGCCGCTGGCGCTGCGGAGCCTCGCCAAGGTCGAGGCTATCGTGCGCGACGAGATGAACGCCGCCGGGGGGCAGGAGGTCAAACTGCCGACGCTGCAACCCCGAGAGTTATGGCAACAGACCGGCAGGGACGCCGCCTTTGGCCCGGACCTCATGCGCCTGAAGGACCGGCGCGAGCGGGAGCTCGTCATCGCGCCGACGCACGAGGAGGCGGTCACACTGCTGGTGAAGCAGCACCTGCAGAGCTACCGCGACCTGCCGCAGTTGGTCTACCAGATCCAGACCAAGTTTCGGGACGAGCCCCGACCGCGCGGCGGCCTCGTGCGCGTGCGCGAGTTCGACATGAAGGACGCGTACAGCTTCGACGCAGATGCGGAGTCGCTCGACGAGACCTACCAGCGCATGGTGCAGGCGTACCGCAATATCTTCAGCCGCTGCGGTATCCCGGCCGTGATGATCGAGGCCGACAGCGGGGCCATCGGCGGCAAGGACTCGCACGAGTTCATCATGCCGACAGAGATCGGCGAGGACACGTTCATCCAGTGCCCGGACTGCGGCTACGCCGCGAACGCCGAGCGCGCCGCCTTCCAGCGTCCCCCTGCCCCCTCCGGCGACCTTCTCCCCGTCGAGGACGTGCACACGCCCGGCCTCATGACTATCGCGGACCTGGTGGACTTTCTCGGCATCACGCCGGAACAGACCCTCAAGGCCGTCTTCTACGTCGTGGACGGCGAGATGGTCTTCGTGACCGTTCGCGGCGACCTGGAGGTCAACGAGGTCAAGCTGAAGCGGCTTCTCGGCGCGAACGAGCTGCACCACGCCTCTGACGAGGAGGTGGAGGCCGCGGGCCTCGTCGCCGGTTCCGCGTCCGCCGTCGGCCTGACCGGCATCAAGAGCGTCGCGGACGAGTCCATCTACGTGGGCGTGAACTTCGCGGCGGGCGCCAACCGTCCTGACTGGCACATGAAGAACGTGAACACTCCCCGAGACTTCGTGCCGGACGCCGTCGGCGACATCGCGCTGGCCGAGGCCGGGCACCGCTGCGTCCACTGCGGCGGCGCGTTCATCGCGGAGCGAGGCGTCGAGGTGGGGCACGTCTTCAAGCTGGGCACCTTCTTCAGTGAGTCGCTCAACGCCACGTTCCTGTCGCCGGAGGGCTCGCTGCAGCCGGCAATCATGGGCTGCTACGGCATCGGCATCGGCCGGCTGCTGGCAGCCACCATCGAGCACAACCGCGACGAGCGAGGCATGCGCCTGCCCGTCAGCGTGTCGCCGTTCCAGGTGTACCTGGCCGCGCTGAACGCCGCGGACGCCAACGTCGCGGCCGCGGCGGACGATGTTTACCGCAAGCTAACGGAAGCCGGATTCGAGACGCTGTACGACGACCGGGCCGAATCGGCCGGCGTCAAGTTCAACGACGCCGACCTCTTCGGCTTCCCGGTGCGCGTCGTCGTCAGCCCGCGCAACCTGCGCGAGGGGGTGGCGGAGGTCAAACGCCGCGACGCCGATGCCGCGCAGCTCGTCGCGCTGGAAGACGCCCCCGCGACTGTCGCGTCGCTGTTGGACGCTTAG
- a CDS encoding HU family DNA-binding protein, whose translation MATLRRADLAGRLSSKMRGTKAAADVALAAVVEVLEEALANGHKVVLTGFGTFQVKRAKARIVRPIRGGDAVEVPPHDRVGFVPGASLRAAIGPKK comes from the coding sequence ATGGCCACCTTGCGGCGGGCCGATCTTGCAGGGCGGCTCTCCTCAAAAATGAGGGGAACCAAGGCGGCGGCGGACGTCGCCCTTGCGGCAGTGGTTGAGGTGTTGGAAGAGGCTCTCGCGAACGGCCACAAAGTGGTCCTGACCGGCTTCGGGACCTTCCAGGTCAAGCGGGCCAAGGCCCGCATCGTGCGTCCCATCCGTGGCGGCGACGCCGTCGAGGTGCCGCCGCACGACCGTGTCGGATTCGTGCCGGGCGCCAGCCTGCGGGCGGCCATCGGCCCGAAGAAGTAG